In Bacillus horti, the following proteins share a genomic window:
- the rplC gene encoding 50S ribosomal protein L3 yields MTKGILGKKLGMTQVFGENGIVLPVTVIEAGPNVVLQKKDVETDGYEAVQLGFGDKKEHRANKPEAGHAKKANTAPKRFIKEIRNVDLSGYEIGQEVKASLFEAGEKVDVSGVSKGKGFQGVIKRHGQSRGPMSHGSRYHRRPGSMGAVDAARVFKGKALPGRMGGENITIQGLEVVKVDAERNLLLVKGAIPGAKNSFVTVKSSVKN; encoded by the coding sequence ATGACCAAAGGAATCTTAGGGAAAAAACTAGGTATGACTCAAGTGTTCGGTGAAAACGGGATTGTTCTTCCTGTAACTGTTATTGAAGCAGGTCCTAACGTTGTTCTTCAAAAGAAGGATGTAGAAACGGACGGCTACGAAGCGGTTCAATTAGGATTTGGCGACAAGAAAGAGCACCGTGCTAACAAACCTGAAGCAGGACATGCGAAAAAAGCAAACACTGCACCTAAGCGCTTCATTAAAGAAATTCGTAACGTAGACTTAAGCGGCTACGAAATTGGTCAGGAAGTCAAAGCAAGCTTGTTTGAAGCAGGAGAAAAGGTTGACGTATCAGGTGTGAGTAAAGGTAAAGGATTCCAAGGTGTTATCAAGCGCCATGGTCAATCTCGTGGACCTATGTCTCACGGTTCTCGTTACCACCGTCGTCCTGGTTCTATGGGAGCTGTAGATGCGGCTCGTGTATTCAAAGGAAAAGCATTACCTGGTCGTATGGGTGGAGAAAACATTACGATCCAAGGTTTAGAAGTAGTAAAAGTAGACGCAGAACGCAATCTATTATTAGTTAAAGGTGCAATTCCTGGAGCGAAAAATAGCTTTGTAACTGTGAAATCTTCAGTGAAGAACTAA
- the rpsG gene encoding 30S ribosomal protein S7 yields the protein MPRKGPVTRRDVLPDPVHNSKLVTRLINRIMLDGKRGVAQTILYNSFDLIQERSGQDPMEVFDQALKNIMPVLEVRARRVGGSNYQVPVEVRPERRTTLGLRWLVNYARLRGEKTMEERLAAEILDASNNTGAAVKKREDVHKMAEANKAFAHYRW from the coding sequence ATGCCTCGTAAAGGACCCGTAACGCGCCGTGACGTTTTACCTGATCCGGTTCACAACAGCAAGCTAGTAACTCGTTTAATTAATCGTATCATGCTTGATGGTAAAAGAGGAGTAGCGCAAACGATTCTATATAATTCCTTTGATTTGATTCAAGAGCGTTCAGGACAAGATCCAATGGAAGTTTTTGATCAAGCCTTGAAAAACATCATGCCAGTTCTTGAGGTTAGAGCTCGCCGTGTAGGTGGTTCCAACTATCAAGTACCGGTTGAAGTAAGACCTGAGCGTCGTACGACACTAGGACTGCGTTGGTTAGTTAACTATGCTCGTCTTCGTGGAGAAAAAACGATGGAAGAGCGTCTTGCTGCTGAAATCCTAGATGCATCTAACAATACTGGTGCAGCTGTGAAGAAGCGTGAAGATGTACACAAAATGGCAGAAGCAAACAAAGCGTTTGCTCACTACCGTTGGTAG
- a CDS encoding 50S ribosomal protein L7ae-like protein yields the protein MSYDKVKQAKERKIGLKQTLKAIELNEAAEVIVARDADPKLIQKVLQQCEAKQILVSYVDSMNKLGRICGIEVGAATVALRKE from the coding sequence ATGTCTTATGATAAAGTAAAACAGGCTAAAGAACGAAAAATCGGTTTAAAGCAAACACTGAAGGCTATTGAATTAAATGAAGCAGCAGAAGTGATTGTGGCCCGAGATGCAGATCCTAAACTTATTCAGAAGGTCCTGCAGCAATGTGAAGCCAAACAGATTCTTGTTTCGTATGTTGACTCTATGAATAAGCTAGGGCGGATATGCGGAATTGAAGTAGGAGCAGCTACGGTGGCTCTTAGAAAAGAGTAG
- the tuf gene encoding elongation factor Tu, whose protein sequence is MGKAKFERTKPHANIGTIGHVDHGKTTLTAAITAVLAQSGKAEARAYDQIDGAPEERERGITISTAHVEYETDNRHYAHVDCPGHADYVKNMITGAAQMDGAILVVSAADGPMPQTREHILLSGQVGVPHIVVFLNKCDMVDDEELLELVEMEVRDLLSEYDFPGDDAPVIKGSALKALQDPSSEWGNKILELMEAVDSFIPTPERQTDKPFLMPVEDVFSITGRGTVATGRVERGVIKVGDPIEILGLTEEPKQSTCTGVEMFRKLLDQAEAGDNIGALLRGVDREEIQRGQVLIKPGTVKAHQKFTAQVYVLSKEEGGRHTPFFANYRPQFYFRTTDVTGIIQLPEGVEMVMPGDNIEMTVELIAPIAIEEGTRFAIREGGRTVGAGAVAKIIG, encoded by the coding sequence ATGGGTAAAGCAAAATTCGAACGTACCAAGCCACATGCTAATATTGGTACTATTGGTCACGTTGACCACGGTAAAACAACTTTAACAGCTGCTATTACAGCAGTACTTGCACAATCTGGTAAAGCAGAAGCACGTGCATACGATCAAATCGATGGTGCTCCAGAAGAGCGTGAGCGTGGTATCACAATCTCTACAGCACACGTTGAGTATGAAACTGACAATCGTCACTATGCACACGTTGACTGCCCAGGTCACGCTGACTATGTTAAAAACATGATCACTGGTGCTGCACAAATGGACGGAGCGATCCTAGTAGTATCTGCTGCTGACGGTCCAATGCCACAAACTCGTGAGCACATTCTACTTTCTGGTCAAGTAGGGGTTCCACACATCGTTGTGTTCCTAAACAAATGTGACATGGTTGATGACGAAGAACTACTTGAGTTAGTTGAAATGGAAGTTCGTGACCTTCTTTCTGAGTACGATTTCCCAGGAGATGACGCTCCAGTAATCAAAGGATCTGCTCTTAAAGCTTTACAAGATCCATCTAGTGAGTGGGGTAACAAAATTCTTGAGCTTATGGAAGCTGTTGACTCTTTCATCCCAACTCCAGAGCGTCAAACTGACAAGCCTTTCTTAATGCCTGTTGAGGACGTATTCTCAATCACTGGTCGTGGTACAGTTGCTACTGGTCGTGTTGAGCGTGGTGTGATCAAAGTTGGTGACCCAATCGAGATCCTTGGTTTAACTGAAGAGCCAAAACAATCAACTTGTACTGGAGTAGAAATGTTCCGTAAGCTTCTTGACCAAGCTGAAGCTGGAGACAACATTGGTGCATTACTTCGTGGTGTTGACCGTGAAGAAATCCAACGTGGTCAAGTTTTAATCAAGCCTGGTACAGTGAAAGCTCACCAAAAATTTACGGCTCAAGTATACGTATTAAGTAAAGAAGAGGGTGGACGTCACACTCCATTCTTCGCTAACTACCGTCCACAGTTCTACTTCCGTACAACTGACGTTACAGGAATCATTCAACTTCCTGAAGGAGTAGAAATGGTTATGCCTGGGGACAACATCGAAATGACTGTAGAACTAATCGCTCCTATCGCGATTGAAGAAGGTACTCGTTTTGCGATCCGTGAAGGCGGACGTACAGTTGGTGCTGGTGCAGTTGCTAAAATCATCGGCTAA
- the rpoC gene encoding DNA-directed RNA polymerase subunit beta' — protein sequence MIDVNNFEYMQIGLASPNKIRSWSRGEVKKPETINYRTLKPEKEGLFCEKIFGPQKDWECHCGKYKRVRYKGVVCDRCGVEVTRSKVRRERMGHIELAAPVSHIWYFKGIPSRMGLCLDMSPRSLEEVIYFASYVVVDPGETPLEKKQLLSEKEYRNYREKYGQTFRAGMGAEAIKALLLDIDIEKEVNALKEELKTAQGQRRNRAIKRLEVIEAFRHSGNEPSWMILDVLPVIPPELRPMVQLDGGRFATSDLNDLYRRVINRNNRLKRLLDLGAPEIIVQNEKRMLQEAVDALIDNGRRGRPVTGPGNRPLKSLSHMLKGKQGRFRQNLLGKRVDYSGRSVIVVGPHLKMYQCGLPKEMALELFKPFVMKELVAKGVAHNIKSAKRKVERVNPEVWDVLEEVIKEHPVLLNRAPTLHRLGIQAFEPTLVEGRAIKLHPLVCTAYNADFDGDQMAVHVPLSAEAQAEARILMLAAQNILNPKDGKPVVTPSQDMVLGNYYITLEQEGAPGEGSTFNNPAEAISAYQNGYVHLHTRVAVRPKSLNKLTFTKEQEEALLVTTVGKMIFNEILPETFPYINEPTNENLQVQTPDKYFIFDKGADVKEFIKNLDIVSPCKKGFLGDVIAECFKRFHITETSKMLDRLKDLGFAYSTKAGITVGVSDIVVLSEKKEILEQAEKEVEVVLRQYRRGLITEEERYDRVISIWSKAKDVIQAKLKKSLDRLNPIFMMSDSGARGNDSNFTQLAGMRGLMANPSGKIIEIPITSSFREGLTVLEYFISTHGARKGLADTALKTADSGYLTRRLVDVAQDVIIRENDCGTDRGLTVAAIKEGREVIEDLYDRLVGRNSFETVKHPETKAVIIRPNELITEDIANEIVSAGVETVRIRSVFTCRTRHGACQRCYGRNLATGNQVEIGEAVGIIAAQSIGEPGTQLTMRTFHTGGVAGDDITQGLPRIQELFEARNPKGQSVISELEGIVAEVREVKDRREIVIQGDVETRNYPVPYGSRLRVAEGDKVEAGQELTEGSVDPKELLKIRGIGGVQEYLLKEVQKVYRMQEVEIGDKHVEVMVRQMLRKIRVGDAGNTNLLPGSFIDMHDYEEANRSVLIDGGVPATARPVLLGITKASLETDSFLSAASFQETTRVLTDAAIKGKRDELLGLKENVIIGKLIPAGTGMSRYRQVDLVIEGEQQGAEGSELSEDQLDPVVAE from the coding sequence TTGATAGATGTCAATAATTTTGAGTACATGCAGATTGGATTAGCATCGCCGAATAAGATTCGATCTTGGTCACGTGGAGAGGTCAAGAAGCCAGAAACGATTAACTATCGTACACTCAAGCCGGAAAAGGAAGGCTTGTTCTGTGAGAAAATTTTTGGACCGCAAAAGGACTGGGAATGTCACTGCGGAAAATATAAGCGTGTTCGCTATAAAGGTGTAGTGTGTGACCGTTGTGGAGTAGAGGTTACTCGCTCCAAGGTGAGACGTGAAAGAATGGGGCATATTGAGCTTGCTGCCCCTGTTTCTCACATTTGGTATTTCAAAGGGATTCCTAGCCGTATGGGGCTATGCTTAGACATGAGTCCGCGTTCTTTAGAAGAAGTGATTTATTTTGCTTCTTATGTCGTGGTTGATCCTGGTGAAACACCACTTGAGAAAAAACAACTACTTTCTGAAAAAGAGTACCGTAACTACCGTGAGAAATACGGTCAAACGTTTAGAGCGGGAATGGGTGCGGAAGCGATTAAAGCCCTTTTACTTGATATTGATATTGAGAAAGAGGTTAACGCCCTGAAAGAAGAGCTAAAAACAGCACAGGGGCAACGTCGTAACCGTGCGATCAAACGTCTTGAAGTGATTGAAGCGTTCCGTCACTCTGGAAACGAGCCTTCTTGGATGATTCTTGACGTACTACCTGTTATTCCTCCTGAGCTTCGTCCAATGGTTCAGCTTGACGGTGGTCGTTTTGCTACGTCTGATTTAAATGACCTGTATCGTCGTGTGATTAACCGTAATAATCGCTTGAAGCGTCTATTAGATTTAGGGGCTCCTGAGATTATTGTTCAGAATGAAAAAAGAATGCTGCAGGAAGCTGTTGATGCGTTAATTGATAATGGCCGTCGTGGTCGTCCGGTAACAGGGCCAGGAAATCGTCCATTGAAATCCTTGAGCCATATGCTAAAAGGAAAGCAAGGACGCTTCCGTCAAAACCTTCTTGGTAAGCGTGTTGACTATTCTGGTCGTTCCGTTATCGTGGTTGGTCCACATTTGAAAATGTATCAGTGTGGATTACCAAAGGAAATGGCTCTTGAGCTATTTAAGCCTTTCGTGATGAAGGAGCTTGTAGCTAAAGGTGTTGCTCATAATATTAAGAGTGCCAAGAGAAAAGTAGAGCGCGTAAACCCTGAGGTATGGGATGTGCTAGAAGAGGTTATTAAGGAGCATCCGGTGCTATTAAACCGTGCCCCTACGCTTCACAGACTTGGAATTCAGGCGTTTGAGCCGACTCTAGTTGAAGGACGTGCGATTAAGCTTCATCCATTAGTATGTACAGCTTATAACGCTGACTTTGATGGAGACCAAATGGCTGTTCACGTACCGCTTTCTGCTGAGGCACAGGCTGAAGCTCGTATCTTGATGCTAGCGGCACAAAACATTCTGAATCCGAAAGATGGAAAGCCAGTTGTTACGCCTTCACAGGATATGGTATTAGGAAACTACTATATCACACTTGAGCAGGAGGGTGCTCCTGGTGAAGGAAGTACGTTTAACAACCCAGCTGAAGCGATCTCGGCTTATCAAAATGGGTATGTACACTTACACACAAGAGTAGCTGTACGTCCTAAATCATTAAACAAGCTCACGTTTACAAAGGAACAGGAAGAAGCCTTATTGGTGACTACCGTTGGTAAAATGATCTTTAATGAAATTTTACCAGAAACGTTCCCGTACATTAATGAGCCTACAAATGAAAACCTACAGGTCCAAACACCTGATAAATACTTTATTTTCGACAAAGGAGCCGATGTAAAAGAGTTCATTAAGAACCTAGACATCGTATCTCCTTGCAAGAAAGGCTTCCTTGGAGACGTGATTGCGGAATGCTTTAAACGATTCCATATTACGGAAACCTCAAAAATGCTAGATCGCTTGAAGGACCTAGGCTTTGCTTATTCCACAAAAGCAGGGATTACCGTTGGTGTATCTGATATCGTGGTATTGTCAGAGAAGAAGGAAATTCTAGAGCAGGCTGAAAAAGAAGTTGAAGTTGTTTTACGTCAGTATCGTCGTGGTTTGATTACTGAAGAAGAGCGTTATGATCGTGTTATTTCTATCTGGAGTAAAGCGAAGGATGTCATTCAAGCGAAGCTGAAGAAATCCTTAGACCGCTTAAATCCGATCTTCATGATGTCAGACTCAGGTGCTCGTGGTAATGACTCTAACTTTACACAGCTTGCGGGTATGCGTGGATTAATGGCTAACCCGTCTGGTAAAATTATTGAGATTCCAATCACATCAAGTTTCCGTGAGGGGCTAACGGTACTAGAGTACTTTATCTCTACACACGGAGCTCGTAAAGGACTAGCGGATACGGCTTTAAAAACAGCTGACTCAGGATATTTAACACGTCGTCTAGTTGATGTAGCGCAAGATGTAATTATCCGTGAAAATGATTGTGGTACTGACCGCGGTCTGACGGTAGCTGCCATTAAAGAAGGCCGTGAAGTTATTGAGGATCTTTACGATCGTCTTGTAGGGCGTAATTCATTCGAAACAGTGAAGCATCCAGAGACAAAAGCCGTTATTATACGACCTAATGAGCTAATTACCGAAGACATAGCTAATGAGATTGTGTCTGCTGGAGTTGAAACGGTACGTATTCGTTCTGTCTTTACATGTCGTACGAGACACGGTGCTTGTCAAAGATGTTATGGACGTAACCTAGCAACAGGAAATCAGGTTGAGATTGGTGAAGCAGTAGGAATCATTGCTGCTCAATCTATCGGTGAACCTGGAACACAGCTGACGATGCGTACGTTCCATACAGGTGGAGTTGCCGGGGACGATATTACACAAGGTTTACCGCGTATCCAGGAGCTTTTTGAAGCTAGAAACCCGAAAGGTCAGTCCGTTATTTCTGAGCTTGAAGGTATCGTGGCTGAAGTTCGTGAAGTGAAGGATCGTCGTGAAATTGTGATTCAGGGTGATGTTGAAACTCGGAACTACCCTGTACCTTATGGTTCAAGGCTGCGTGTGGCAGAAGGAGATAAGGTGGAAGCTGGACAGGAGCTAACGGAAGGCTCCGTAGATCCGAAGGAGCTTCTCAAAATCCGTGGAATCGGCGGAGTACAGGAATATCTATTGAAGGAAGTACAAAAGGTATACCGTATGCAAGAGGTAGAAATCGGTGATAAGCACGTTGAGGTTATGGTGCGTCAAATGCTCCGTAAAATCCGTGTTGGTGACGCTGGTAATACAAACCTGCTACCAGGTTCATTTATCGATATGCATGATTACGAAGAAGCTAACCGTAGTGTGCTCATTGATGGAGGGGTACCTGCTACCGCGCGTCCAGTATTGCTAGGTATTACCAAAGCATCCCTAGAAACGGATTCCTTCTTATCAGCCGCTTCCTTCCAGGAAACGACAAGAGTTCTTACAGACGCTGCTATTAAAGGTAAACGTGATGAACTTCTTGGCTTGAAGGAGAATGTAATTATCGGTAAACTGATTCCTGCAGGAACAGGAATGAGTCGCTATAGACAGGTTGATCTAGTGATTGAAGGTGAACAGCAAGGTGCTGAAGGCTCAGAGCTTTCTGAGGATCAGCTTGATCCAGTTGTAGCTGAGTAA
- the fusA gene encoding elongation factor G encodes MAREFSLKNTRNIGIMAHIDAGKTTTTERILYYTGRIHKIGETHEGASQMDWMEQEQERGITITSAATTAQWKNHRVNIIDTPGHVDFTVEVERSLRVLDGAVAVLDAQSGVEPQTETVWRQATTYKVPRVVFVNKMDKLGADFLYSVGTIHDRLQANAHPIQLPIGAEDQFEGIIDLIEMKATFYGNDLGTDIQVRDIPEEYMEQAQEYREKLIEAVAELDEDLLEKYLGGEELTNEEIKAGIRKGTCNVEFYPVLCGSAFKNKGVQIMLDAVIDFLPSPIDVPAIKGTLPDSGEETVRESSDEAPFSALAFKIMTDPYVGKLTFFRVYSGILNSGSYVLNSTKGKRERVGRILQMHANSREEISQVYAGDIAAAVGLKDTTTGDTLCGEKDPVILESMTFPEPVIKLAIEPKTKADQDKMGIALSKLAEEDPTFRTQTDQETGQTVIEGMGELHLDVLVDRMRREFKVEANVGKPQVAYKETIKTSAKVEGKFVRQSGGRGQYGHVWVEFEPLEVGGGFVFENKVVGGSIPREYIPAVQQGIEESMQNGMLAGYQVIDLKATVFDGSYHDVDSNEMAFKIAGSMALKAAKSKCNPVLLEPIMKVEVIVPEEYMGDVMGDVNSRRGRIEGMDARGNAQIVRAMVPLAEMFGYATTLRSKTQGRGTYSMHFDHYEEAPKSVTEEIVKKSTGE; translated from the coding sequence ATGGCTAGAGAGTTCTCCTTAAAGAATACGCGTAACATTGGAATCATGGCCCACATCGATGCGGGTAAAACGACAACAACAGAACGTATTCTTTACTATACAGGACGTATTCACAAAATTGGTGAAACACATGAAGGTGCTTCTCAAATGGACTGGATGGAGCAGGAGCAAGAGCGTGGAATCACGATCACATCTGCTGCGACAACAGCTCAATGGAAAAATCACCGTGTTAACATTATTGATACACCAGGCCACGTAGACTTCACTGTTGAAGTTGAACGTTCATTGCGTGTTCTTGATGGTGCTGTAGCTGTTCTTGATGCTCAATCTGGTGTTGAGCCTCAAACAGAAACGGTTTGGCGTCAAGCTACTACGTATAAAGTACCTCGTGTCGTATTCGTTAACAAAATGGATAAGCTTGGAGCAGACTTTTTGTACTCTGTAGGTACGATTCATGATCGTCTACAAGCCAATGCTCATCCGATCCAGCTTCCTATTGGTGCTGAGGATCAATTCGAAGGAATTATCGATCTTATTGAGATGAAAGCTACTTTCTACGGAAATGATCTTGGAACAGACATTCAAGTGCGTGATATTCCAGAAGAATATATGGAACAGGCACAAGAGTATCGTGAAAAGCTTATTGAAGCAGTAGCTGAGCTTGATGAGGATTTACTAGAGAAATATCTTGGTGGAGAAGAGCTTACGAACGAGGAAATCAAAGCAGGAATTCGTAAAGGGACTTGTAACGTAGAGTTCTACCCAGTTCTTTGCGGATCAGCCTTTAAAAACAAAGGTGTACAAATCATGCTTGATGCTGTTATCGATTTCCTACCATCACCAATCGATGTACCGGCTATTAAAGGTACTCTTCCTGATTCTGGTGAGGAGACTGTTCGTGAATCAAGCGATGAAGCACCATTCTCTGCGTTAGCATTTAAGATTATGACGGATCCATACGTTGGTAAGCTAACATTCTTCCGCGTATATTCTGGAATTTTGAATTCAGGATCTTATGTCCTGAACTCTACGAAAGGCAAGCGTGAGCGTGTAGGTCGTATCCTACAAATGCACGCCAACTCTCGTGAGGAAATTTCTCAGGTTTACGCAGGAGATATCGCTGCTGCAGTTGGTCTAAAAGATACAACTACAGGAGATACGCTTTGTGGAGAGAAAGACCCAGTTATCCTTGAGTCCATGACCTTCCCAGAGCCGGTTATCAAACTTGCTATCGAGCCGAAAACGAAAGCTGACCAAGATAAAATGGGTATCGCTTTATCTAAGCTTGCTGAAGAAGATCCTACTTTCCGTACACAAACTGACCAAGAAACAGGTCAAACGGTTATCGAGGGTATGGGAGAGCTTCACTTAGACGTCCTTGTAGACCGTATGCGTCGTGAGTTTAAGGTTGAAGCGAACGTAGGTAAGCCTCAGGTTGCTTACAAAGAAACAATCAAAACTTCTGCTAAAGTAGAAGGTAAATTCGTACGTCAATCTGGTGGTCGTGGACAATATGGTCACGTATGGGTTGAATTCGAGCCTCTTGAAGTAGGTGGCGGATTTGTCTTCGAAAACAAAGTAGTTGGTGGATCTATTCCAAGAGAATATATTCCAGCCGTACAACAAGGTATTGAAGAATCTATGCAAAACGGGATGCTAGCTGGCTACCAAGTTATTGATTTAAAAGCTACTGTTTTTGATGGAAGCTATCATGACGTGGATTCCAACGAAATGGCGTTCAAAATTGCAGGTTCTATGGCGCTTAAAGCGGCTAAGAGCAAATGTAACCCGGTTCTTCTTGAGCCAATCATGAAAGTAGAAGTTATTGTTCCTGAAGAGTATATGGGAGACGTTATGGGTGATGTGAACTCTCGTCGTGGTCGTATTGAAGGAATGGATGCTCGTGGTAATGCACAGATCGTTCGTGCGATGGTTCCACTAGCAGAAATGTTCGGATACGCTACAACACTTCGTTCAAAAACACAAGGTCGTGGAACATACTCCATGCACTTTGATCACTATGAAGAAGCTCCTAAATCTGTGACGGAAGAAATCGTGAAAAAATCTACTGGCGAGTAA
- the rpsL gene encoding 30S ribosomal protein S12 — protein MPTINQLVRQGRKAKVEKSTSPALQKGLNSFKKEQTDQSSPQKRGVCTRVGTMTPKKPNSALRKYARVKLSNGIEVTAYIPGIGHNLQEHSVVLIRGGRVKDLPGVRYHIIRGALDTAGVQNRMQARSKYGTKRPKEAKK, from the coding sequence ATGCCTACAATTAATCAGCTAGTTAGACAAGGTCGTAAAGCAAAGGTTGAGAAATCTACTTCACCAGCTCTTCAAAAAGGCCTAAACAGCTTTAAAAAGGAGCAAACGGATCAAAGCTCTCCACAAAAGCGTGGTGTTTGTACACGTGTGGGAACGATGACTCCGAAGAAGCCGAACTCAGCGCTTCGTAAATATGCGCGTGTTAAGCTATCTAACGGAATCGAGGTTACAGCTTACATTCCTGGAATTGGACACAACCTACAAGAGCACAGCGTGGTACTGATCCGTGGTGGACGTGTTAAGGACTTACCGGGGGTACGTTACCATATTATCCGTGGTGCTTTAGATACAGCGGGTGTACAAAACCGTATGCAAGCTCGTTCTAAGTACGGAACGAAGAGACCAAAAGAAGCTAAGAAATAA
- the rpsJ gene encoding 30S ribosomal protein S10 — MAKQKIRIRLKAYDHRVLDQSAEKIVETAKRSGANVSGPIPLPTEKAVYTILRAVHKYKDSREQFEMRTHKRLIDIVNPTPQTVDALMRLDLPSGVDIEIKL; from the coding sequence ATGGCAAAACAAAAGATTCGCATTCGTTTAAAGGCTTATGATCACAGGGTTTTGGATCAATCTGCAGAAAAGATCGTTGAAACTGCAAAACGTTCAGGAGCAAATGTTTCTGGGCCTATTCCACTACCTACAGAAAAAGCGGTTTACACTATTTTACGTGCGGTGCACAAATACAAGGACTCTCGTGAGCAATTTGAGATGAGAACGCACAAGCGTCTAATCGATATCGTGAATCCAACACCGCAAACTGTAGATGCTTTAATGCGTTTAGACTTGCCGTCTGGTGTGGACATCGAAATTAAACTATAA